A single genomic interval of Malania oleifera isolate guangnan ecotype guangnan chromosome 11, ASM2987363v1, whole genome shotgun sequence harbors:
- the LOC131167624 gene encoding uncharacterized mitochondrial protein AtMg00810-like has translation MFVRSHETSFTVVLVYVDDIILVGKNLENINGLKKYLGECFKLNDLGPLKYFLGIEVARSKIGIFLSQRKYASEIVEETGFLGAKTCNLPMEPNLALSEMDEELILDPSSYRRLVGKLIYLTLTRLDLAYVLHALSQFMDKPQTSHLDAARRVLLYLKQSSGQGILLSASRGIQLHAFCDVDWAGCKDTRRFVTRYCILLGKSLISWKTRKKTTISWSLVEAEYCSMASTYCEITWLKKLLTNLQIAHPQPIKLYCDNIAAIHIAYNPVFHERTKHIEIDCHLVWERIQNQVIQTIYILTSQHPVDLFTKALRPTQFNHLLSKLSMINIYSNLSGSVEDNTTHSIEASQI, from the coding sequence ATGTTCGTTCGATCCCATGAAACAAGTTTCACCGTTGTCTTGGTCTATGTAGACGATATTATTTTGGTAGGAAAGAACTTGGAAAATATCAATGGGCTTAAGAAATACTTGGGAGAATGCTTCAAACTGAACGATCTTGGTCCTTTGAAATACTTTCTAGGGATAGAGGTGGCTCGCTCAAAAATTGGAATTTTCCTATCACAAAGGAAATATGCCTCGGAGATAGTTGAGGAGACTGGTTTCCTTGGGGCTAAAACATGTAATCTACCAATGGAACCAAACCTAGCACTTAGTGAGATGGATGAAGAACTTATCTTGGATCCATCTTCATATCGAAGACTCGTTGGGAAACTGATATATTTGACTCTCACTAGACTAGATTTGGCATATGTGTTGCATGCATTGAGCCAATTCATGGATAAGCCTCAAACTTCCCACTTGGATGCAGCACGTCGGGTTTTGCTCTATCTCAAACAGTCATCTGGGCAAGGAATTCTTTTGTCAGCTTCCAGAGGTATTCAATTACATGCATTCTGTGATGTCGATTGGGCTGGGTGCAAAGATACGCGGCGATTTGTTACTAGGTATTGTATTTTACTAGGAAAATCACTAATCTCTTGGAAAACTAGGAAGAAAACAACAATTTCATGGTCCTTAGTTGAAGCAGAATACTGCTCAATGGCATCAACCTATTGTGAAATTACTTGGCTAAAGAAACTTTTGACAAATCTCCAGATAGCTCACCCACAACCAATCAAGTTGTATTGTGATAATATAGCAGCTATTCACATCGCATATAATCCAGTTTTCCATGAGCGAACAAAGCATATAGAGATCGATTGCCATCTTGTATGGGAGAGGATCCAAAACCAAGTTATTCAAACTATTTACATACTCACAAGTCAGCATCCTGTAGATTTGTTCACAAAAGCACTCAGGCCCACACAATTCAACCATTTACTGAGCAAGTTGAGTATGATCAATATCTACTCCAACTTGAGTGGGAGTGTTGAGGATAACACAACTCATTCCATCGAGGCTTCCCAAATATAG